From the genome of Latilactobacillus curvatus JCM 1096 = DSM 20019:
TCGGTATCTGGAATGGATTAAAAGCAATGGTCGTAGGTATTGCACAAGGCATTGCTAGCGGTGCTATAAGTGCATGGAATGGCATGGTTTCCGGCGTTAGAGGAATAATTTCAAGTGTCAGATCAACATTCAATTCATTAAGAGATATAAATCTATTTTCAATAGGAAAGCATATTGTCCAAGGGCTTGTCAACGGTATTGGCGGAATGATTGGTAATGTTAGGGACAAAATTAGCGAACTAGCAAGCACTGTGACTAGCGGCATCAGAAAAGCACTTAAAATTCACTCTCCATCAAGAGTCATGGCCGAACTAGGTATGTATACAGGCATGGGATTTTCGAACGGGATCGAAGAAATGATTCCTACTGCTGAAAAAATGAGCAAAAAATTAGCCGAAGCTGCGATGATTAAGAAAACTTTTGGTGTTAATTCAGAGTTTGCCGGTATAACGGCAGAAAGCGCCACAGGAATCGGACGCGGTGTTACACCGACTAACTCTGTGGTTAATAATTACAGCAACGTTGCTACCACGACGGTTCAGACGGCTAAGGAATCTAATAACAAGGTGTTAGAGGCGTTGAATAAGATTGCTAATAATAGACCGGTAGCGGTCGTCGACGGTTCAAGTTTTGCGCCAGCTTATGAGCAATATGGTTCGACAGAAACGGCTCGTCGTAGCCAAATGAAAGGTAGGGGATTGGCAGTTGACAGCAAATTCTAAATACGGGATTGAATTCAATGGGTTACGATCGGACAGCTTTGGGCTAATGGTTATTAACCCGAAAGAAATCGGTTTCCCATCAAAAAATAAAATTGTCCAATCGCTGCCTTTCAGCAATACGATTATCGACTTGTCCGAAATGTATGGTGGTCAAAGTTATGGTGAGCGCAAACTCAAGTTTACGTTTCTAATCGTTGAAAGTGACCGTTTCGACAAGAACGCGCTTTACACCCAGTGGACAAAGACAGTTAATTGGCTAATGGGTGTTAATCATAAAGTTAAGCTAAAAGATGATGTCATGAGCGATTATTACTACTTAGGCGAGGTTCAAGAGGCGCCTTCATGGGACGAGTACGTTCGGTACGGTAAGTTTACCGTTGAGTTCATCTGCTACCCATTTCGGATCCATGAACTGGCCGAAGGCAATGACATTTGGGACACGTTTAATTTCGAATTAGACATCGCTCAAATTACCGAATACACAGTCGTAGGCAGTCGAACAGTAACACTCTACAATGTTGGGCAGAACCAAGTTAACCCACAGATCGTGGCAACCGCACCGTTTGAAATTACAGCTAATGGGCAAAATTACACAATCCCAGCAGGTACGATTGAAAGCCCTGATTTCGTGCTTAATCAAGGTGAGACAACCATGACAATCAAGGGTAATAGCAAGATAAGTTTTAATTGGCATAAGGAGTTGATTTGATGTATCGCATAACAGTACGCCAAGGTTGGGACGGGCAAGAAACGACTATTCATTCTGAAAATATGAGTAGCGTCAAATTGCTATCCGCTAAAATCACCAAAGATGTTGATTCGATTGACTCTTTCGCCTTTAATATCAGCCCTAAATCGCCACAGTACAACGCTTTTAAATACCGGACAACATTCGTTAAGGTTACCAACACAAAACTCAATAAGGTGTTGTTTGAAGGCCGAGTTTTGCCGACAACCGATTCAATGGATAGCAGCGGTCTTTTTAACAAAACAGTCACCTGTGAAGGTTTAACGGCTTTCTTGCATGATTCCATTCAAGACTATTATGCACTGTCTAACAACGATTTAAAGGCGTTCCTAAGCCACATGATTGACGTCCATAATAGGCAAGTTGATTCATATAAGCGCATTAAGTTGGGCCAAGTAACTGTGACTAGCCCGTCTGATAACGTCTATAAGTCAATTGACGATTCTAAGACGACGTATGACACGATTAAAGAGAAGTTAATCGATAAGTATGGCGGTGAGATTCGCGTAAGGCATGAGCCAGATGGGCTTTATTTAGACTATATGCCAGAGATTGCTACATTAAGCGGCCAAAACATTCGTTTAGCAAGCAACTTGCTATCTTTGAAACGAGCTGTTGATCCAAGTGAAGCTTACTCGGTCATTAAACCTTTGGGGGCTAGAGCTGAAACAACGACTCAAGCCGAAGAAGGTGAGTCTGATATTTCACAACCTAGATTAACGATTGAGACTGTCAACAACGGCAGTCTTTTTTTATCGTCTCAATCGATGATTCAGAAAATCGGCTACGTTGTCCACGCTGAAGTGTGGGACGACGTTAAAGTACCGTCTATTCTCAAATCTAAGGGGCAAGCGATGCTGGATAGCCAACGAGAAATTAAGGAACAGTTTCAAGTAACGGCTGTTGATTTGAGTCTGTTATCCGGTATGACGGTCGACAGTTTTGAATGCGGCAATTACCACCAAACGATTAATCCACTAATGGGAATTAATGAACGGTTGCGGATTGTTGGCCAGTCGTTAGACATCTGCGAACCACTTAACTCAACGTTATCGATTGGCGATAAGTTGCTGGGTCAAGCCGATTACGAGGCGCTTATTAAGAAGCAAAACGAAGCAATCGATGAGATTAAAGGCAGAGTTGCGAGTCAAACCGCTAGAATTGTTACGATTACGAAAGAAATGGAGTCGACCAATGAAGCCTTGTCATCGGCACAAAAAGAACTATCTAGCCTCAAAACCGAGTACGACAAGTTAATTGAGAACATCGGTGACGCAGATTTTAAGGCAATCATGACCAAATTGACCGAGTTAAAAAATCAAACTGCCACCGTGATCGCCAACTTGGGTGAGATCGGTGCGGAGGTTTTGACCAATCAGAATGCAATCGCAGACTTAAAAATAATGGACGCTAAACTTGACCAGCGCATTAGTGCGTTGGAAGGCAGCACAGGAGGAACAAGAAATGAGCACAAAGACTAACAAAAATACAGATTTACTGAGAGGTGATAGATATGACTCAAGCACCACAAAGAGCAGATTATAAGGACACGTTGCCCAATAACTTTCCGTATGATTACGACTATGATGCCGTAGATCCTAAAATCAAGCTCAGGACCAAACGAGTGCGTGAAGCAATGAGTGGCGCAGATGTTCGAGGTGCACTTGCTCAAGGCGTCGAGATTGCCGGAATTACGGCCGGTGAAGCCCAAGGAGTGGCGGCAAACGCTAATTCGAAATCAATTGACACACAGAACCGGCTTAATGACCAGCTTGCTGCTGCTACCGAAGGCGATAATTCTCTGAAAGAAGTGGTCGATGCTAGACGGCCTGCTGGTGCGGCGAATGCATACAAAACAATTGGAAATCGAATGGACGAAATGCCAACAGGTAAAGAGATTAATGAGCTTAAAAATAATTTACAGAATCTCGTTTTAGTCGACCGTCACCGGCTAACATATAAAGGCGCAGCGGTTGGCTTGACACCACACGCAGGAGCACGGGTACCGACAGCCGATTTTGAATTTAAGCATCTGGCAAATATGGGGTTGTCAGCTACTTTTGTTGTCATGCTAAACGTGGCTGACAAAAACGACCCAAATGTTCAGATGCCTGATGATACAATTATTTCAAAAGCGATTAGCGAGGCTACTGCAGCAGGAGTGTCGGTAACGATGATTAAACCTCACATCGGAGTTTCATTTATGGATTGGCTAGACAGAGGAACATATGAGCCGAGAGACTGGTCTGCTTTTTGGACAAATTGGCGGAAAATAATGCTTCACTATGCTGGGATTTGTGATGCAAATAGAATACCAATCCTGTGTTTAGGCACCGAGCAGTATAAGTGCACTGATGCGTCGATGATTGAGCAATGGGGTGCTCTAACGGCAGCAATCAGATCTCAATATCCAAATTTGAAATTGACCTATGCAGCAGTGGGTGACGAATACTTCAACGAAGAGCATGCTCAGATCGCTCAATATCTTGATTTCATGGGAGCGAATTTTTATCCAAGCTACACTTATCAAATTGTTCAACCCGGTAACGCTGGCGGAATTAGCGTAGATGAATTAGCAAGAGTTTTTTATACAGCTGATCCACGTAGACTAGGAACCGGAAATACACGAACTTATCACGAAATGGTTGATTTTTATAAGAAAAAATATAATGTGCCAACTTTTGTCACCGAAACCGGTGTCATGCCAACGGATGACGGGCTAGTGCATTTGGTCACAGACAATAACTTTCCACAAGCCAGTGATCCAACTCAACAGACCGGCAGATTTGAAACACCAGCCTTAGCGATGGAAGCTTTTTTTAATGGGCTTGCACAGAACCCTAATATTATCGGATTTAACTGGTGGGGGGTAGGTTATCCATTTCATTTCTTTAATGAGCTTGGTGATTCGGTTGCTGAAGATGTAATGAAAAAATATGTGAAAGGTGGGCTTGTATAATGCCAGAAAACAGTAGTTTAACTCCTAGACAATATGAAAACGGGCACGGTGACCCACACAGACAATATAATCAGTTCTTGAGTTACAAAACTGCTTCAGGAGCCTTAGCTGGGAAATGGTGTGATATGGCGACAATAAAAATTGACAATAGCAGAAGCTTCATTAACTCTGATGGTAAAACTGTGAATCAAATTAGTGACAGAAATCGTGAAATAAGTTATCTGGGTTTATCTTTTGATGTCACTAAAGGTGCGTATGGTGGGATGAAAGAATTTGGAAACATTTCGTTAACAATGAATATTGACGATAAAGAAAACCTCGTTGTTGAACTTGACCAACACTTTATTCATAGCCAAATTCATTCATCAAGTTATGTTTCACAATATGAATTTAAAATTTTTTATAAAAAAATCGTTGCAAAAGTAGCTGGTGACAATACGACGGCGACACAATTTGAAGCCCATTTATTAGCTAGAATGCCAGGTTATTACGCACCGTTATATATATATCCAAGAATTTTTGAGCATTCCGAAACTGGTTCGCCATTCACTCCATTAGGAAATACTGATTACTCGGCAAAAGAGCAACTAGATTATTTGTTCGCAGATTTGCCTTCTAAAGCCTTCATTGACGAAGCCAGTCTTAACTCTCAATTTTCGGGTTTTTCCTCAGTTAGTTCTAAGGATATTAAGCGTGATGAGACAGTTCTAAATGCAAACGATGTTGCCGCTATTAATCTCACAGAAAATACTAAAATGATTGTTATGTCAGGAAGTACAACTTTAACTACAATTGTGCCGTTTTCACAATCTTCAAATGGGTTCACGGGTTGCGAGATTAAACTTCTGTATATCGGTTCGAGTTGCACAATAAAAAGTGGTGGGACATTTTCTTATAGTGTTGCTGAAAACGGAATTTTCACAGGAAACAAGGATATTACTTTAAGAAATGGTCGAGTTTACAAGTTTTTACGATATGGCACCACTTGGTTTCTAGAAGATGCGGGATTGGAGGAATAAAAATGAGAATTGCAGTTAATAAAGCAGATGAGATTTATTTATTTGATAAGAACGATGTTTTAACACCAGCAATTGATATCGATGAATCAATCTTACCTGACGACTTTTTTTCGGCGTTTGTACCAGGCTTTTATGTTTATAAAGACGATAAAGTGATTAAAAACCCAGATTTTGTTAAGCCTGATAATCCATCTATCAATACGGCAAACGGGAATAATTCACTGGCAGCACAGGCCGCAGTCCTGACTACTATTCAGCAAATGCTAATGTATCAGGCGGCTGATATAGCCAAATTAAAACAGGGGGTTGCTAAAGCATGATGACAGTTTATGAGCAGTGTAAGATTTTTAAGAGCTGGGGTCAAACAGACCCGAATTATTATAAGGTATTCGTTGGTTACGGCTTAACGGCTGAGGAATATAAAGAGATTACCGGCGTTGATTACGCCGCGTAAAGGCGTTTTTTAGCAGCACTAAGTTAGGATTAATCAATCACTCAAGAACAATATGAACAAATTGTAGCGGCTAAACAATAGTCGCTTTTTATTTGGCTGGAGGGAGGAATAGCATGTGCACGGATTGGGAGGATTAACGTGGGGTGAATGGGCTTCGCTGATTGCGATTATTACTTTTATTGCAGGCTTAATCAGCCTGCTTTTTAAATACGCAGTTTTCGCGCCGTTTCAAGGGGATATTAAAGAGCTTAATCATAATTTTAAACAGCTCAATAACAATCTGTCTGACTTAAAAACAGACATCAAACGTTTGGACGAACGGGCAGACGAACACGACCGGCGACTAGATCGGCATCACGAACGTTTAAAAAGTTTAGGAGGGTACAAATGATTAAAAAAGTAGATTGGCACTCAAAGGTGCTGTGGACTTCGCTGACAGCGTTAGTCATCGTGTTAGTTCAGCAAGTGGCCAAAGTTTTCGGAATTGAATTCAGCAACGATTTAGCCAATCAGGTGCAAGGCATCGTCAATACGGTGCTTACAATCTTAGGCTTAATTGGTGTTGTTTACGATACAACGAAGGGAGATTTAAAATGAAAAAACTAAATAAATTAGTAGTCGCCTTTGGGGCGGCTATTTTAGTTGCAACAAATGTGGCGGGGGTGGTACAAGCTTATTCGATTGATAATACTTATAAGCTTGCGGACAATGAAGGGTCTGCGTACAAGACTAGCAACAATTATATTATTCTACACGATGTCGGTACCGAATCAAAAGCGTGGGAAAATGCCAGTTATTTAAAACGTGCCTGGTCATCTGCGGGCGCTTATGTTCAATATTATGTCGGTGATGGCGGCAAGGTTTTCGCCGGTGGAGCTGAAGGCTATCAAGCATGGGGTGCGGGGGCCGTTGCCAATGCTGGTTCACCTGTTCAAATCGAATTAGCCCATACGTACGACAAGGCCCAGTTCGCCAAAGATTATGCAGCTTATGTCAATTTAGCCCGCAATAGCGCAATCAAATATGGTATTCCGCTCATACTAGATGGTAACGGCCGTGGGATTAAGACGCACTTATGGGTCACCAACAATATTTGGGGTAACCACACCGATCCCTACGATTATCTTGCCCGGTTCGGGGTGACAAAACAGAAGTTGGCACATGACTTACAGACTGGATTGCCTGAAGATGGCACCGCTGCAGTGCCATCAACACCTAAACCAGCGGTACATGCGCCGACAAAGCCAAACAATTCTAATGAATGGGCTGAAAACTGGCACTTTACTAACGGCGACCAACCAATCCAAGCCCGCCTTGGCACGCCATCACTAAGCGCACCATACGCTGGTAAGTTGCCTGCTCACACGACCATCTATTATGATCGTGTCGCAGTCCGAGACGGTTATGTTTGGTGTCACTGGACAACAGACAGAGGGGACTCAGTTTGGATGCCGGTCCATCCAGTAGGCACAGCCAATAATGTTTGGGTGTCATTTGACTAACATAGAATACTAAAAAAGCCCTCGTTTGAGGGCTGTACATAAATTGGTATAGTTATAGATTGCAATTTACATTATAATGATATTTACGATAAATCTATGGTTTATCTATGGTTTTTTCGAATTTAAGCAGATATAGGTATAGATAGGCAATAGAAAATATAGTCAAAAAATTGATTAAAATAATTGGTATAGCTTGATAAAGTTATTGAACTACTGTAACATGACGTCGTGGAGAGATAAATATTTAACTAGAAGGAGGGATCTATATGTATAATGTTGAAAAGATCGTAAATTGGTTACGTGTTAAAAACCATGCTGATTTAAGAGAATATGATTATGTAGATGAACTCACACAAATGAAGGCTATGAAATTATTATATTATATTCAAGGAACTAGTTTGGTCGTACTGAAGGAAAGGCTTTTCCCAGATGACATCGTGGCATGGAAGTATGGACCAGTTGTTCAATCCGTACATGATATGTATGCTGGAAAACGTGAAATTGTTGGAGACATTACAAGTCAGGACATAAAGGATTATGAAACGCTTAATTCTAACCCTAAAGTTGCTGCGGTACTTAATGCAGTGTATAGCGCTTTTGGCAATATGTCAGCAGCGGATTTAGTTAAGCAGACACATAATGAAAGCCCGTGGAAGACAACTCAGCAAAGTATGGTAATTACTGACGAAAAATTAAAAGAATACTTTAAAACTATAGTTACGGAATAAATTATGGTAAAAATAGATACTACAAAAATAGATACTAATAAGAATCCAGAAATAAAAATAGATAAGTCTTATACTCCGACTAGGATGACATTTAATTTTTCTTTTCTAACGCCTAATAGAGAATATGGATTAAATGGAAAGTCAGTCGACAAGAAGATAAAAGCAAAACTAATCGATCGTCTAGAGTTCCTATCACAAAAAGACTACGTTGCAATACTAGGGTTGCCAAAAGAGGTTGGACTTGAAAAATTACCTGAATCGTCCGTTAGTTTGAGAAAACATCCAGAATTTATTAGTAGCGGTCGAGATGATGCCTGTAACAACGATTTCTGGGTTTTTAGACTTTCGAAAAAGGGTAGAGTAATCGGAAAAATGAAGGATAAAATATTTTTTATTTTAAGTGTTGATGTCAAATTTGATAGTTATAAACACGGGTAAACAGCAGAGCTTGAGAGCTACACATAGAATTAATAGCCTAAAAATACTATACTATTAAGTGGCAAAAATGCTAAGTACAATCTTTAAAGAAATTGTGATTTTTATATGAATAACAGGAACCTTCGGGTGGGTTTGGTCACCTATCCGAGTTATATCTATATTATAATAAGCCTAACTCACTCTAATCAGTGGGTTAGGCTTATTTTTTATGGCTTTTTAAGCAACGTTAATTTCATATTTTTGGGCTACTTTTAAAAGCGCGGGTTTAATTTCGGATGGCAATACGTTTAAATTGTCTGTGTATTTGTCTATAATTTCGTCCTTATTTTTAAGTGTGACGCTCATGACAATGTCGTCATCCACAGATAAATCAAAGGTTATTTTTTCGTCAAGTCTGTTAATTTTGATTAAATCTTCAAACGCTGCGCATGCTTCTTCAAATTCATCGTATTCATATACCTCGTCGCTGAATAATGAGTCATCGTTGTTCCAGATCGTTGTTAAAATTGTGAATGTGTGTTCTTCGTTGAATGTCATGCTTAATTCCTCCAATTTAATTAATTCGTTTAAAATGTCGCCAGGCGTTTTGCCTAGAATATCGGCAATAGCTCTGATTGCCTTAATGTTATTTTGTTCTGTAATATCAATTTTTGAGTTAATAATTGCTGCTACTGATGACGATGGTTTGTTCATTAATTTAGCGATCATAGCTTGTGTAATACGGTTATCTTTTAAGTAGTTATCTAATAGTGTCATTTTGAGTTCTCCTTTATTTTGAAAGTCCAACATAATTAATATCTGCGATTGTGTCAGTTAATTGTTTCTTAACTTTGAAGTCGATTGAGTAAACTTGACCTTCTTGCAATTTAGAAGCAACGTAGCCATTTAACTTTGTTGACCATGAAAAAATATTGCCTTTAACATCTTCAAAGATGAATTCTGCTACACGTCCATAAAATGTATCGCGGATGCTGTCTAAGCGTTTGAAAGTAACCATTTTGCCCACGACATCTTTATCGACATCAAACTTACGTGAGCTTGAGTTTAATGAACTTTGAACGTCTGCGACTGCTTGTTTAGCACTCTTCCAAGCACGTTTTAAGCTATCTGATAAATATTCAACAGCATTACCGCCTAAACGTTTTGCTGATCCTTTAGCCATTTGCCAAGCTGTTTTGAATAACTTTGATTTATTAATTGCCATGATTAAAACTTCCTTTCCTTAACTTATGTACTAAGTATAACGTAATTACGTAATCTTGTCAACGTAATTACGTAAAAAAATACGAAATATTTTAATTAAAATAAATAGCATTTATTTGTATAATACACTTGAATTATAATACGTACGTGTTATAATATACTTGTAGTCAAGAAGAGATAAAAAAGAAGGAAGTCTTAAAAATGTTCAAACGCTTATCAAGTCAAGAAAGATCAGAGTTAACAAAATCAGAGTTAAAATCTTATAGATTTAGAAGACGTCAAAGTAAGTTGATGAAAGATGCTCACAAAGTGGCTAAAGTAATCGTTAGTTCTGTTGGCAATTATAGCATTGCTCTGGGCCTTGCTTTAAAATTTGTTAACAACTACAACAAAAACGTTGAAGCATTGCGTGCCGCTAAGGACACTGTTAAATTGTTCGAACTAAAACGTGTTACAGATGCCGCATATGACGAGTTTATGCCAGAATCAGTAGCTGGAGTTCCTGCATGGGCTATTAAGAAAGACTTCTCAAGAGCCGGAGCTAAAGACATCCTTTTCTTTACTATCAAATCTGAAGTTATTGGTGAAACTGAAAAAGCTGTTCAAATCAGTTTCGACACAAAGAACCCTAAAGAAGACATTATTGATCATCATAAAACTTGGGTCGCTAAGAGCATCTTAGCTGCCTAATAAAGGAGAATAATCATGAAATTAAGCGAGAAAATCCAAAAGCTACTTGATAGTAGCATTACATCATACAGAATCAGCAAAATAACAGGCGTCACGGTTTCATCAATTGGCGCCATGCGACGCGGAGAAAGAAAAGTTGAAAATATGCAGCTCGGCATAGCTGAAAAATTAGGTCAATTCTACGATGAGGAGATGACAGACATGTCAATGGAAACAATCCAAATTATTTTAAGTGAAGCTTTCAAGAAAATTGGAGTTAAGCCATTTATTGACACCGATGACGGGAACGTTATTATTGAATTCGCCTTGCTAGGCGATGATGATCCCGTTAGATTCGCAGTTTACACTGACGAAATCACGACTAAAGATGATGTTTTGCAAAATCTGGGACAAGCCTTGAGAGACTTTGACACACAAGAAGAAGACGGCTACTATCCTAGCATATATAGTGATCAAGCTGCTAATCCCGAGCCCGTAACCGCTGAGTATATGCCCATTAGTAAGGGGAGTTCAGACTACCTAGCGGGATTAGGCAAGAAGATTTTAAACCTCGAATAGACCCTGAAAAGGGTCTTTTTATTATTGATGTTAAATTGTAAATTCGGGCAAAGTTTCCACCAAGTCCAATAGTGTCTGAAACCAGATGCCAGCTAGTATGTCGCTTTGAAATTCTAGGCTGAAATGTTTGGTTCCTTCTATATTAATAGTTGAGTTTTTCAATTCCACAAAAAGACCAAGTTCTTCTATTTCGATTACTTGCATATTAATCACCTCACATTAAGGTACAAATAATACTGCGTAAATTTTCCTCTATTTTAACTTCTGGGACGATATATGTTGAATATACGAATATAAATCTTAAAAAACTTACCACATAATTTACCACAGATTACCACGGATAATGATGTTTTATAAAGGATAAAACAATATATTTTAATTTTATTTCCTATTATAACGGTCTATGATAGCCATATACGAATATAATTCATTCCAGCCCGAAATCGGATTATTGCCGGACTTTGTCATAGTTTAGTGGTCACAGAAGCCCGCCAAAAAAGTGGTAGCTTAATCACCGCTAATTTAGCATTACAAGCCAATCGTAACGTATATGCCTTACCGGGCCAGGTTAATCATTCATTATCGGCAGGCTGTAATCAACTGATTTTAGCCGGTGCAACGCCGCTTTTAAATCAACAATTGTTATTGGACGAGTTGCATTATTTTGATTGAGGGTTAATTGTTGACAATTCTGCGGCATGTTGTTAATATTAAAGTCACAAGTTACTTATAAAGTAACAAATAGAATTCAAAGGGGATTTTTAATATGAAATATGCAATTACAGCAGTGACAGGTCGTTTTGGGCAAGTCGCAATGAAGACGTTGGCTGACTTAGTGCCAGCAGAACAA
Proteins encoded in this window:
- a CDS encoding phage tail domain-containing protein, whose product is MTANSKYGIEFNGLRSDSFGLMVINPKEIGFPSKNKIVQSLPFSNTIIDLSEMYGGQSYGERKLKFTFLIVESDRFDKNALYTQWTKTVNWLMGVNHKVKLKDDVMSDYYYLGEVQEAPSWDEYVRYGKFTVEFICYPFRIHELAEGNDIWDTFNFELDIAQITEYTVVGSRTVTLYNVGQNQVNPQIVATAPFEITANGQNYTIPAGTIESPDFVLNQGETTMTIKGNSKISFNWHKELI
- a CDS encoding phage tail protein; this translates as MYRITVRQGWDGQETTIHSENMSSVKLLSAKITKDVDSIDSFAFNISPKSPQYNAFKYRTTFVKVTNTKLNKVLFEGRVLPTTDSMDSSGLFNKTVTCEGLTAFLHDSIQDYYALSNNDLKAFLSHMIDVHNRQVDSYKRIKLGQVTVTSPSDNVYKSIDDSKTTYDTIKEKLIDKYGGEIRVRHEPDGLYLDYMPEIATLSGQNIRLASNLLSLKRAVDPSEAYSVIKPLGARAETTTQAEEGESDISQPRLTIETVNNGSLFLSSQSMIQKIGYVVHAEVWDDVKVPSILKSKGQAMLDSQREIKEQFQVTAVDLSLLSGMTVDSFECGNYHQTINPLMGINERLRIVGQSLDICEPLNSTLSIGDKLLGQADYEALIKKQNEAIDEIKGRVASQTARIVTITKEMESTNEALSSAQKELSSLKTEYDKLIENIGDADFKAIMTKLTELKNQTATVIANLGEIGAEVLTNQNAIADLKIMDAKLDQRISALEGSTGGTRNEHKD
- a CDS encoding glycoside hydrolase family 113 — protein: MTQAPQRADYKDTLPNNFPYDYDYDAVDPKIKLRTKRVREAMSGADVRGALAQGVEIAGITAGEAQGVAANANSKSIDTQNRLNDQLAAATEGDNSLKEVVDARRPAGAANAYKTIGNRMDEMPTGKEINELKNNLQNLVLVDRHRLTYKGAAVGLTPHAGARVPTADFEFKHLANMGLSATFVVMLNVADKNDPNVQMPDDTIISKAISEATAAGVSVTMIKPHIGVSFMDWLDRGTYEPRDWSAFWTNWRKIMLHYAGICDANRIPILCLGTEQYKCTDASMIEQWGALTAAIRSQYPNLKLTYAAVGDEYFNEEHAQIAQYLDFMGANFYPSYTYQIVQPGNAGGISVDELARVFYTADPRRLGTGNTRTYHEMVDFYKKKYNVPTFVTETGVMPTDDGLVHLVTDNNFPQASDPTQQTGRFETPALAMEAFFNGLAQNPNIIGFNWWGVGYPFHFFNELGDSVAEDVMKKYVKGGLV
- a CDS encoding DUF2977 domain-containing protein, whose translation is MRIAVNKADEIYLFDKNDVLTPAIDIDESILPDDFFSAFVPGFYVYKDDKVIKNPDFVKPDNPSINTANGNNSLAAQAAVLTTIQQMLMYQAADIAKLKQGVAKA
- a CDS encoding XkdX family protein; protein product: MMTVYEQCKIFKSWGQTDPNYYKVFVGYGLTAEEYKEITGVDYAA
- a CDS encoding phage holin; this translates as MIKKVDWHSKVLWTSLTALVIVLVQQVAKVFGIEFSNDLANQVQGIVNTVLTILGLIGVVYDTTKGDLK
- a CDS encoding SH3 domain-containing protein, with amino-acid sequence MKKLNKLVVAFGAAILVATNVAGVVQAYSIDNTYKLADNEGSAYKTSNNYIILHDVGTESKAWENASYLKRAWSSAGAYVQYYVGDGGKVFAGGAEGYQAWGAGAVANAGSPVQIELAHTYDKAQFAKDYAAYVNLARNSAIKYGIPLILDGNGRGIKTHLWVTNNIWGNHTDPYDYLARFGVTKQKLAHDLQTGLPEDGTAAVPSTPKPAVHAPTKPNNSNEWAENWHFTNGDQPIQARLGTPSLSAPYAGKLPAHTTIYYDRVAVRDGYVWCHWTTDRGDSVWMPVHPVGTANNVWVSFD
- a CDS encoding Panacea domain-containing protein; the protein is MYNVEKIVNWLRVKNHADLREYDYVDELTQMKAMKLLYYIQGTSLVVLKERLFPDDIVAWKYGPVVQSVHDMYAGKREIVGDITSQDIKDYETLNSNPKVAAVLNAVYSAFGNMSAADLVKQTHNESPWKTTQQSMVITDEKLKEYFKTIVTE
- a CDS encoding helix-turn-helix transcriptional regulator — translated: MTLLDNYLKDNRITQAMIAKLMNKPSSSVAAIINSKIDITEQNNIKAIRAIADILGKTPGDILNELIKLEELSMTFNEEHTFTILTTIWNNDDSLFSDEVYEYDEFEEACAAFEDLIKINRLDEKITFDLSVDDDIVMSVTLKNKDEIIDKYTDNLNVLPSEIKPALLKVAQKYEINVA